The DNA sequence CAGCTATGGTTTTTGCAGCAACAGTATTCCCACCAGAGATAGATATTTCACATTTGTCAAATCGGTGGGTGGAGCACTCGAGTTAGTGGGGTGGGAGGCAAGAAGTCAGCCGTTTGAAAGGACGTCGCCATTTTGTATGAACCTAAACCGCATTTATTTGTCAAGGATACGAAGTTGAGGccagtttttggttttttttttttcaaataatatatgcaGCGAGCAAGAGATAATGCTCTCCCATTTAGCCGATGAGAGTTATATGTGAaggaaattataataaattttccgTTTTGAATTTGTGCCTTGTTGTTCCAATCTACGCCTTCTATTGTGTAACGTGTTGCATGTTTCAACTTTCACTTAGCTTTTCCAACCTCACTTCCGATTCTATAATGCAGAACTCTCATGTCATGTGCATGCAAACGCTTATCCAaccatgcctttttttttttcaaacacaaAACGTATACTTTCATAACTACTCATTAGGAAGTCCTTTAGCCACATCCGTATCAAAGAAAGGAAGGACAAACCTCCccacacaaaacaaaaaacactcaTTTATCAATATCAGACTTATCAGTGACTGTCATTCCACTAGCCTCTCTTCGAAGACCCAGCCAAGTGACATGATCACTAGTAACATCGCTTGCTCCCAATTTGGCTAGACATTTACAGCTTTATTAATCTCTCTGAATGTATGTGCTAATTGAATCATCGAGAGGTTGAGAAATCATCATTATTTGCTCTCAAAACTCTCTAAACATCTCAATGAACATCTGCTTTCTCAAATGGAAGGGATAAAATATCACAACCCAAGCTCACCAACCCAGCCCAGCCCACCAAAAGACCATCATCAGGAAGCTAGGAAGAGATAATGAGTggacaagaaaaagagagtgtcGGGAGGAGCAACAAGGGAGGTGCccgaaaaatgagagaaatttgTCAGATGTGCACTGAAGTAAGACAGGATAAAATGGATGAAGTGACATAAAGACGGATTATTCACCTGCCACAAGAGGGGCTTAATAAAATGGATCAAATCGATTGAAGATGAGGGATCTCTGAGCAACTACTctgggaagagagagagagagagagagagcttattTTTCAACCTCCAGACAACTCTATTTTAGTTTCTTTGGGTTAAAGGGGCTCTGGCCGCATTTGTATAGTAAGATGCAAGAGtttgagagactgtaaaatacttACATTATAGTAAATTTATCTCAAACAACCTGTGAACGTAAGTTCTGTGTCAAACTACATAAATCTGTGTGgctctctttatttatatttattgcatttattCTTCATTTACTGTTATTAATGTACGTACGGATGTCGTAACACCACCTGGACCCCCTTGTGAATTGCAGACAACACCGATCAAAACTTGGGCCGCCCTCTACAATCCCAAGACGATTTTTTCTCCCGTTCAAGTCTGTGGGGGTGATTCTCGACCTTAACCCCATACATCCAAGATATCACTACTTGTGAATCAAATTCCAATCCAACTTTCAACTAGTGCAACCTCTCTAACAAAGCTTAAGCCCCTCTAGAATAGGCTTCACCTCGACCATGTATTAGTTCCTTCCCTTTATCAAGCAAAGAATCCCGCCACAAACAGTTCCTTTTGGCTCCTAACGAGCCCACCACCCCCACGAAATCTAGGATTACCCAAACAACTCCCATCAATATTAAACTTGACCGGAAAAGCCGATCTCTTCTATTTCAAAATTAGAGTCCTAGCTAATTTTGCAAGAATGCCAGGTAATCCCAGCTGCTGTGTCATTGATCTATCCAACATTGATACAAACTCGATCTTAGAAATTCTGAAAACAAATTCAGCCAACGAGaacttaggctgcgtttggatgttaagctgAATTCAgctgaatttaattttttatgaataatagtgagttgagtaatGGATGGAGTTATATGGTGCCAtataaactgagtttaaaatatgtttggatgttaagatacgtttagtactttttatgaaaaattgaaaaaggttgtgggttctacgtataaagatgtattaagttgaaaatggttgtgggtcccacgtataaaaagattttgagttgagataagtttagtaatttaaaagttggatatttgaatattatactcagtttaaaattagactaaactcaGCTaagtcttgcaaccaaacgcagccttaaccTTAAACAGTAAAACCATTTATCAGATTTATTGCGACAGgaaatgtattttataaaatcagaTTTATCAAAAGCTTTAGGTAATAAAGATAGTAAGCCTAAGAAACGCCTATCATCCAActtcaaagaagaaaaggatAATGGTTTCAGACATAAAGTGTTCGATAGAACGATTGTCTGGGTTTAGCGGGGTTGGTGGAGGGGTAGAAATGTGAGTCTATCTCaaaagaaagagtaattatatttatcatctattttttttataaataaatatagatagaagttattattaggAGTATCTATTTTACACATATGATATAGCATCATCTATACCACACATCTCCCTAAGTGAATATTGAgaacaatcaattagaagtaGCCACACAGTGAGTGTAAAGTGTGCACTGTTAATGACTtatctctagcattactctttttttatttttctaatcattatttataatatgacattaaacaattagaaaaatttaataccACGTAAtaagatgattaaaaaagtaattataaatagattttttccaaaagaaatATAGTCTAGCCCCATAGAACATGTGccgatcattgaatactgacCGGGAACTTCTCGCTGAAAATTCCAATGGAAATTTAAAATGATCAGGGATTTAAAGGATTGACAGAAGAATGCGGTCCGAATTACACATCTCAACGAGGCCTTACCACGAAATTCAAGGAAAAGCTTGGAAGTTGGCGATTTCCCAATAAAACCCAACTTAAGAATAGGGATAGAAGTCTTTTTAGTTCATACATTTTGTAGCATTGGAAAGTTCAACCCTCGTGACTACGAAATCTTAAAATTGAGTAGGAAATATTGTGCTTTGTCCTGAATTTAATCATCtaattgatattttatattttaaacgtTATCGTAATTGATATatgaaatcatttaaaatgtgtCACTGTAACTAAAGATGATAAAACTTAGAATCAAAGTAGCATGAATAGTCCAGATTATAGactaataaaataacatgtagAGTTTGGAAACTGGAAGCATGCTACTTCAAATATAGATGAACATACACGACGACTAGTCCAAAGTTACAACATGCTTGCCAAAACATCTTCTGTAATctatatctttttgtttttgtttttcagagTGTACAACTGACTACAACATGCTTGCCAAAACAGTGCAAAGTTGCAAACTATGCCCGTTCGTCCAATTGCTCTGGTTTGGGAGAGTACAAACTAGTCCCAAGAGTTTTATACAAAGCAGTATCAGAATAGACAGCGCGAGACCTCAATGACCTGATCCGATGTCTATGTCTATGACCTTTTCGGCGCTGCTGACGGTGCTTCTCTTTTGTCATCTCACATTCAGTTTCAGCTTCTCGTCCATTCTTCAGTGcaccactttctttttctcctgcACTTGGTACAATGTACACAAAGGGTCCAATCGGGTTATCATTCAAGTCCAAGAGAGGCTCTAAGGTCTTGACCACATTGGTCATTGTGGGTCTTGATTTGGGGTGCAGGCTCAAGCATTGGTAAGCCAATAACGCAAACTTCCTAGCCCCTTCTGTCGAGTACTGCCCTTCAAGCCTGGGGTCCATTATTCTGTCTAGTTTATGGGGGTCCTTCAAAACAGGCCTTGCCCATTCTGCCAAATTCTGCTCTCTACTCGGTCGATTCTTGTCCACGGATCGTCTACCTGTTAGTAGCTCTAAAAGAACCACTCCATAGCTAAATACATCGCTCATAGTCGTCAAATGACCTGAGAATAACCATATTCATGGTTAATTAGTTATTAACTAACGCATTAATTGACATAGTAACTATAATATGAGCTTCAATAAACAAACTGTATTACCTGTCATAATGTATTCAGGAGCTGCATAGCCCTCGGTGCCCATGACACGAGTTGTGACATGAGTGTCCTCCCCTTCTGGTCCATCCGTTGCAAGCCCAAAATCAGAGAGTTTAGCGTTGAAATCCTGCATAGTGTATACACCTTACTTTAGTCTCACTTACTAGGCACCACAAAGTTGGATGATACGATAAATGGCTAAGAAGATCTGGGTTAGTACAGAGTCTAATAAGATGTTTGAAGCTTTAAAATCCCGATATATGACTGGTAATTCTTCTTCGTGGAGGAAAGCAAGGCCTTTCGCGGTTCCAATGGCAATCTTTATTCTTGTTAACCAAGGCAAGGCTGCAGAATAACCTGCATTAATCAGAAACAGAAATCTGTAtcaggaaaagaaaattgaagcaaCACATGGCAGGATTGAGTATGAAACTCTAAAATAGTTTTCCGGTTCATGTCTTAAGGTAGCATATTTGAAAGATCAAGCCGGGGATATGTACTTCTAAATAGTTGGTTCTCTAAGTTGCCACGCTCCATATACTCATACACGAGTAGCCGGTGCTCATCCTCGCAGCAGTATCCGATCAAATTCACAAGATGGGTGTGCCTTAATTGCCCAAGATATACTACTTCAGCCTGCAGAATAAAAATGATTCAAACACAGCAAATATTTTCAGCACTcgtaagttaaaaaaaatagaactgtgaatttcttttttagcaAAATGTGAAAATCTGTAGTGAAGAAAAACGTGAGACTAGAAATGATTACCAGCCACTCCCTGTGGCCTTGTTTGCCATCCAAGTCTAAGACCTTGACAGCCACGGGTTGAGCTTCCAACCCAGGCCTTAGCTTGTCATCAATGAACCCCTTATATACAGGTCCAAACCCACCTTCACCAAGATAATTACTCTTTGAATGGTTCTGCGTAATAACTGTGAGCTCCTTAAGAGTAAAAATATGCAGATTTGATCCAACAAGAGAACTCGATAGATCACTTATGAAAGAGGAGGAGTTACTTAAATCCGAGAGCCACAGCCTCCGGAAagaaatttgtttggaaaccGGAAGGTTTGGCTCAGAGGTTGGGTTCTTGGCCTTGAAACAACCGGGTACGAAGCTTTTCAATGTGATCTTTTTGAAAGCCATACTTTTATTAAAGCAATGATCTGCCCCAAGTTGCTTAACATCAGGCTCAAGTACTCTCTCTAAAGCTTAAGGTTGAAGCAATTTATTGAGAATGATGTGGGCGTAAATTGTGATGTATTGTGAAGAAAGACTCAACAATGTAGTCTATGGCCGAATGATGACCAACCACATCCTTTTCCTTTGCAGGgaagattaatttaatttaattagtacAAAATATGGAAATCCATTGTACTGAACAATATCTTACATTTTTGGGTGGGAGAGTAAAAATGACCTCTGCACGGGCTTGACTTTGAAGGTTGACA is a window from the Juglans regia cultivar Chandler chromosome 7, Walnut 2.0, whole genome shotgun sequence genome containing:
- the LOC109001976 gene encoding putative receptor-like protein kinase At1g72540, yielding MAFKKITLKSFVPGCFKAKNPTSEPNLPVSKQISFRRLWLSDLSNSSSFISDLSSSLVGSNLHIFTLKELTVITQNHSKSNYLGEGGFGPVYKGFIDDKLRPGLEAQPVAVKVLDLDGKQGHREWLAEVVYLGQLRHTHLVNLIGYCCEDEHRLLVYEYMERGNLENQLFRSYSAALPWLTRIKIAIGTAKGLAFLHEEELPVIYRDFKASNILLDSDFNAKLSDFGLATDGPEGEDTHVTTRVMGTEGYAAPEYIMTGHLTTMSDVFSYGVVLLELLTGRRSVDKNRPSREQNLAEWARPVLKDPHKLDRIMDPRLEGQYSTEGARKFALLAYQCLSLHPKSRPTMTNVVKTLEPLLDLNDNPIGPFVYIVPSAGEKESGALKNGREAETECEMTKEKHRQQRRKGHRHRHRIRSLRSRAVYSDTALYKTLGTSLYSPKPEQLDERA